A region of Anguilla rostrata isolate EN2019 chromosome 10, ASM1855537v3, whole genome shotgun sequence DNA encodes the following proteins:
- the LOC135233700 gene encoding leucine-rich repeat-containing protein 43-like — translation MTSRPRGQGCEDDGWGYREKNGGRGGPRAEERGDLIELLTDPLSPWRQEAESWSPQAAALRELSVTSQARLSGSFIRGYFTTLRIVDKGVSVIDDGVLGFARLRELVLTANRISQLPSAHLPGSLRVLEVCANQVSSCLSPWLCVPVPVSAPSGPGLGVATRDQLERDPFVILMVLAPPPPRPQLVSLDLSWCGFEEQLILVDSLSTLPRLRTLALEGNPLTLAPSYPGFLLDSLPRLLYLDGLRVTPDDRHHFHGLARRRDAVTDEAVVTVTVHRMRGVPDPSLAADSSAAEFPVVACSYLATYEFLGPLPAENQVGSESVTSSGLAVRFAPDEGLGPSRGPEGRDETPQAARWNRGEEVCHTVPYPGPPAGTGDSGLSESCSCPVMEIRTPKLPWAEPIEYDHTHVYRVRDLASLKRFFLRGLRITVEEEKVLSWPAPPEENVGTKPVTDKRGTAKEQSVRPPSNPCSNQKAKDKKRKKEPQVDLVQDPPGTRTLGSARVELQDLVSGGNQVYRLCDFGVPTELSARTPQEKEPSKKVKEDKKKEDKRAKPAGESIATQRTTPSKGKNKGKKDSEAEGPAETFQHLPEHIILEISVHLDKWETDRPTSCRNIEKDSL, via the exons ATGACT AGCAGGCCCAGGGGACAGGGGTGCGAGGACGATGGCTGGGGGTACCGCGAAAAGaacggggggagagggggaccCAGGGCAGAGGAGCGGGGGGACCTGATCGAGCTCCTGACCGACCCGCTGTCTCCGTGGCGACAGGAGGCGGAGTCTTGGAGCCCTCAGGCCGCGGCGCTGAGGGAGCTGTCCGTCACCTCGCAGGCCCGCCTCTCCGGCAGCTTCATTCGTGGATATTTCACCACCCTGCGAATCGTGGACAAGGGG GTCTCAGTCATCGATGACGGCGTGCTGGGGTTCGCCAGGCTGCGGGAGCTGGTGCTGACGGCCAACCGCATCTCTCAGCTCCCTTCCGCGCACCTCCCAGGGTCCCTCAGG GTGTTGGAGGTGTGTGCCAACCAGGTGAGCAGTTGCCT CTCACCCTGGCTCTGCGTGCCAGTGCCCGTCTCAGCTCCTTCTGGTCCAGGTTTGGGCGTGGCAACCAGGGATCAGCTCGAGC GTGATCCATTTGTAATCCTGATGgttcttgccccccccccccccaggcctcagCTCGTGTCTCTGGACCTGAGCTGGTGTGGTTTTGAGGAGCAGCTGATCCTGGTGGACTCGCTCTCCACGCTGCCCCGGCTGAGGACCCTGGCGCTGGAGGGGAACCCCCTAACGCTGGCCCCCTCCTACCCCGGCTTCCTGCTGGACAGCCTACCCAGGCTGCTCTACCTGGACGGGCTCCGCGTGACTCCAGACGACCGCCATCACTTCCACGGCCTGGCCAGGAGGAGAG ATGCCGTCACAGATGAGGCGGTTGTCACGGTGACGGTGCACAGGATGAGAGGGGTACCGGACCCCTCCCTGGCCGCTGACAGCAGTGCGGCCGAGTTTCCGGTCGTCGCCTGCAGCTACCTGGCGACCTACGAGTTCCTGGGTCCCCTGCCCGCGGAAAACCAG GTTggaagtgagtcagtgacctcctCGGGTCTGGCTGTGCGTTTCGCCCCGGACGAGGGTTTGGGTCCCTCCAGAGGACCGGAGGGGCGGGACGAGACCCCCCAGGCGGCCCGATGGAATCGGGGGGAGGAAGTGTGCCACACTGTCCCTTACCCTGGCCCCCCAGCTGGGACAGGGGACAGTGGCTTGTCTGAAAGCTGCTCATGCCCAG tcATGGAGATCAGGACCCCAAAGTTGCCGTGGGCAGAGCCAATAGAGTATGACCACACCCACGTTTACCGCGTCAGGGACCTGGCCTCCCTCAAGCGCTTCTTCCTCCGAGGACTACGCATCACGGTGGAGGAAGAGAAG GTGCTGTCTTGGCCCGCCCCTCCAGAAGAGAATGTGGGAACCAAGCCTGTCACTGACAAGAGGGGTACAGCAAAGGAG CAGAGTGTCCGTCCTCCTAGTAACCCCTGCTCCAATCAGAAGGCCAAGGACAAGAAGCGGAAGAAGGAGCCCCAGGTGGACCTGGTGCAGGACCCCCCGGGGACGAGGACCCTGGGTTCGGCTCGCGTGGAGCTCCAGGACCTGGTGTCCGGGGGCAACCAGGTGTACCGGCTGTGCGATTTTGGGGTGCCCACGGAACTGAGCGCCAGGACACCCCAAGAAAAG GAGCCAAGCAAGAAGGTCAAAGAGGACAAGAAGAAAGAGGATAAGAGGGCAAAGCCTGCTGGAGAGAGCATAGCCACACAGAGAACTACGCCCTCTAAAG GTAAGAACAAGGGGAAGAAGGACAGTGAGGCTGAAGGCCCGGCAGAGACCTTCCAGCACCTTCCAGAACATATAATCCTGGAGATCAGTGTGCACCTGGACAAGTGGGAGACTGACAGACCTACAAGCTGCAGGAACATTGAGAAAGATTCACTGTAG